The alpha proteobacterium U9-1i genome includes a region encoding these proteins:
- a CDS encoding hydrolase → MQVLRTPDERFVGLPDFPYAAHYTEVTDAASGVKLRIAAVDEGPRDAAPVLLLHGEPTWSFLYRKIIARLVGKGHRAIAPDLVGFGRSDKPAERTDYTYERHVAWMKDWLEANDLTNITLFCQDWGGLIGLRLVAAMPERFARVVAANTFLPHGQGATPAFEAWLNFSQSVPEFPTGFIVNSGAVRELSKEERAAYDAPYPDESYKAGARQFPALVPVKPGMPSVAENLEAWKALERFEKPFLTAFSDQDPITRGGDERLQTRIPGCKGQAHVTIMDGGHFLQEDRPDAVADVIDRFVNP, encoded by the coding sequence ATGCAGGTGTTGCGAACGCCGGATGAGAGGTTCGTTGGGTTGCCGGATTTTCCATACGCGGCGCACTACACGGAAGTGACGGACGCGGCGTCCGGCGTGAAATTGCGCATCGCCGCTGTGGATGAAGGTCCGCGCGATGCGGCGCCAGTGCTGCTGCTGCACGGCGAGCCGACGTGGTCGTTTCTCTATCGCAAGATCATTGCGCGGCTTGTCGGCAAGGGTCACCGTGCGATTGCGCCGGACCTCGTGGGCTTTGGGCGCTCCGACAAGCCGGCGGAGCGAACCGACTACACCTATGAGCGCCACGTCGCGTGGATGAAGGATTGGCTCGAGGCCAACGACCTGACCAACATCACGTTGTTCTGCCAGGATTGGGGTGGGCTGATCGGCTTGCGTCTGGTTGCTGCGATGCCGGAGCGGTTCGCACGCGTGGTGGCGGCCAACACGTTTTTGCCGCATGGCCAGGGTGCGACGCCGGCGTTCGAGGCGTGGCTGAATTTCAGCCAGAGCGTGCCGGAATTTCCGACGGGCTTCATCGTCAATAGTGGCGCGGTGCGTGAGCTGAGCAAAGAGGAGCGCGCGGCATACGACGCCCCATATCCCGACGAAAGCTACAAAGCGGGTGCGCGCCAGTTTCCCGCGCTCGTGCCTGTGAAGCCGGGCATGCCGTCGGTGGCGGAGAATCTGGAAGCATGGAAGGCGCTCGAGCGTTTTGAGAAGCCGTTTCTCACCGCGTTCAGCGATCAGGATCCGATCACACGCGGCGGCGACGAGCGCTTGCAGACGCGCATTCCCGGCTGCAAGGGCCAGGCGCACGTGACGATCATGGATGGCGGGCACTTCCTGCAGGAAGATCGCCCGGACGCCGTGGCCGACGTGATCGACAGGTTCGTGAACCCGTGA
- a CDS encoding prolyl endopeptidase, with product MRNLCCTGLALLLSVIAAIPSALAQTAPATRREAVTNTTHGIVVDDPYRWLEQAGTPEVEAWAAAQNVAAERYAGADVATREGRLLQYANQISARGARMVSGQMMFMRGWIGSAYQGLYVGDPEGEARYLDGPIIDLNDPSRSATETTVNFWPSPDGRLVLSLTAPQGSNWSELRLIDVASGRVISRRADVHRSFSSADWLADGTGYVYAAYHSQDGAPARGHIVLVTLTGEEREVFSAIADGDDRQRLLSPRMAFDRSSRLFVEATSGTSGTSDLYIVDLRQTGPPRNLSQGGGTWLFLGARDDSAWVFTNEGAPNGRVVRVDRLSRTVPTMRTIIAEGPGAIAAGSQVGGNVYGMFGNRIALLYRENAIPTMRLFDLNGRLRSSYEIPPTGSVWSNSGGGMKGDPRRAEAYYQFLGASEPASIYRLDLNAGRATLVSAARSAVDRDDIVAERRFVERPDGARVPIIIAHRRGLDLSQPHRLMMYGYGAFGWVSFLWYQPHVIDMLMHDDGVFVVAGVRGGGEFGTAWHEAGRGRNRQVAIDDYNASAEYLIAQGYTTPNLLVANTSSIAGSLVGAAVNQRPELYGALVLDYSVLDLARFSEFGHARYWVDELGSPADPDALRWLMAISPYHNIGASGRCLPPTLIRVGPNDRTVPPFHGYKYAAARQNQSGCDTPVFLDVMEGAGHNTGSTPQEIAHSDAVELEFIARVLSPSN from the coding sequence ATGCGCAACCTATGCTGTACCGGGCTCGCACTTTTACTGAGCGTGATCGCCGCCATACCGAGCGCGTTGGCGCAGACGGCGCCGGCCACCAGACGTGAAGCTGTCACGAATACGACGCACGGCATTGTCGTCGACGATCCCTATCGGTGGCTTGAGCAAGCGGGGACGCCGGAGGTTGAGGCTTGGGCAGCTGCGCAAAACGTTGCCGCAGAACGGTACGCCGGGGCGGATGTAGCGACCCGGGAGGGCCGCCTCCTCCAATACGCCAATCAAATCTCCGCGCGTGGGGCGCGAATGGTCAGCGGCCAGATGATGTTTATGCGCGGGTGGATCGGCTCGGCGTATCAGGGGCTCTATGTCGGCGATCCGGAGGGCGAGGCGCGCTACCTTGATGGTCCGATCATTGACCTAAATGATCCGTCTCGTAGCGCGACTGAGACCACTGTGAACTTCTGGCCTTCGCCGGACGGAAGGCTCGTTCTCTCGCTTACGGCGCCACAGGGAAGCAATTGGAGCGAGTTGCGGCTCATTGATGTTGCAAGCGGTCGGGTGATCTCAAGGCGAGCGGACGTTCACAGAAGCTTCTCATCGGCGGACTGGCTCGCCGACGGGACAGGGTACGTCTACGCGGCCTATCACAGCCAAGACGGCGCGCCCGCTCGCGGCCACATTGTTCTGGTGACACTCACAGGCGAAGAGCGCGAAGTTTTCTCCGCAATTGCTGATGGAGATGATCGCCAGCGACTGCTCTCGCCCCGCATGGCGTTTGATCGCTCTTCGAGATTGTTCGTGGAGGCGACGTCGGGAACGAGTGGAACGAGCGATCTCTACATCGTGGATCTGCGCCAAACGGGGCCGCCGCGAAATTTGTCCCAAGGCGGCGGCACGTGGCTCTTTCTCGGCGCGCGAGACGACAGCGCGTGGGTCTTCACCAACGAGGGGGCTCCCAACGGCCGAGTCGTGAGGGTCGACCGGCTCTCGCGCACAGTCCCGACAATGCGCACAATCATAGCAGAAGGTCCCGGTGCGATCGCGGCGGGCAGCCAAGTCGGCGGCAATGTCTACGGCATGTTCGGAAATAGGATAGCTCTGCTCTATCGAGAGAACGCAATTCCAACCATGCGCTTATTTGACCTGAATGGGCGATTGCGCTCGAGCTATGAAATTCCGCCCACCGGAAGCGTCTGGAGCAATTCCGGTGGCGGCATGAAAGGCGATCCGCGACGGGCGGAGGCGTACTACCAATTCCTCGGAGCATCTGAACCTGCGAGTATTTATCGGCTCGACCTGAACGCTGGCCGCGCAACGCTCGTTTCAGCAGCTCGGAGCGCGGTTGACCGCGACGATATTGTTGCTGAACGCCGCTTTGTGGAGCGTCCAGACGGCGCGCGGGTTCCGATCATCATCGCGCACCGGCGAGGGCTCGATCTGAGCCAGCCGCATCGCTTGATGATGTACGGCTATGGCGCCTTCGGTTGGGTGAGTTTTCTCTGGTACCAGCCACACGTGATAGACATGCTCATGCACGATGACGGCGTCTTTGTCGTTGCAGGTGTGCGGGGCGGGGGAGAATTCGGCACGGCTTGGCACGAGGCAGGCCGCGGCCGAAACCGGCAAGTTGCGATCGATGACTATAACGCGTCCGCAGAATATCTGATCGCTCAAGGCTACACGACGCCAAACCTGCTCGTCGCCAACACGAGCAGCATCGCCGGCAGCTTGGTCGGAGCGGCGGTTAACCAGAGGCCTGAACTCTACGGTGCGCTCGTGCTCGACTATTCCGTCCTGGACCTTGCACGGTTCAGTGAATTTGGACACGCCCGCTATTGGGTGGATGAACTGGGTTCTCCGGCTGATCCGGATGCGTTGCGTTGGCTGATGGCCATTTCTCCGTATCACAACATCGGTGCTTCCGGACGCTGTCTGCCGCCGACGCTTATTCGTGTTGGCCCCAACGATCGTACAGTTCCCCCGTTTCACGGCTACAAATACGCGGCAGCACGTCAGAACCAATCCGGTTGCGACACGCCGGTCTTTCTAGACGTAATGGAAGGAGCAGGACACAACACGGGCTCAACACCTCAAGAGATTGCGCACTCGGACGCAGTCGAACTTGAGTTCATCGCGCGCGTCCTGTCTCCGTCTAACTAG
- a CDS encoding amidohydrolase family protein — MRIMAWLAAAVLGSAMAASSAVAQAPAEERYVVLQNGEQVGHVRATTTGANVAIDYVVDNNGRGPRLQQRIVLGAGGLPTEWTVEGRSTFGGAVSERFTQTGGTANWSSQADEGSAPVTAPALYVVNDDTPWSQGLYARALLAAPNQTLNVLPGGTLRLEQVRRTRFGAGARAVDATIYRLIGLGLSPSYFMLDRDNRLLAEVQSGGAAVREGYEDQEATLRSLAQELDRERFQALQQQLAHRLDGVVRIRNVRIFDPVSGRVGPASTVTYFQDTIVSIEPGASEARGDTYDIDGEGGVLVPGLHDMHAHTSSQSALLYLAAGVTSVRDQGNNNQRLLRMIGDIEAGTLAGPRIVRAGMLEGRSPFSTRNGILADTLDEAIAGVRWYADHGYYQVKIYNSLHPEWVRPVVAEAHRLGMGVTGHIPAFVTPDQAIEAGYNDIAHINQLMLGWLIREGEDTRTAFRLTAMQRAADLNLNSAPVRRTVNLMVRNNVALDTTAITLENFMLSRARQAPPAFAYNLDHMPIGYQRARKRTFVPLADAAEDARYHAAFERLLQTMNLLHRRGVQLLPGTDEGSGFTLHRELELYVRAGISPAETLALATLRADQYLGRSERLGSIARGKLADFILVSGDPTEDITNIRQVRMTVRGGVVYFPSEIYPAFGVRPFAPAVAIRAPTERSTIADEPGDEGGFGYEDAHAH, encoded by the coding sequence ATGCGGATCATGGCTTGGTTGGCGGCAGCTGTTTTGGGCTCGGCGATGGCGGCGTCCAGCGCAGTGGCGCAGGCGCCAGCCGAAGAGCGGTACGTGGTCTTGCAGAATGGCGAACAGGTGGGGCACGTCCGCGCGACGACCACCGGCGCCAACGTCGCGATCGATTATGTCGTCGACAACAATGGTCGCGGCCCCCGTTTGCAACAGCGCATCGTTCTCGGCGCGGGCGGACTGCCGACTGAGTGGACCGTCGAAGGCCGCTCGACCTTCGGCGGCGCGGTCAGCGAACGCTTCACGCAAACCGGTGGGACGGCGAATTGGTCGAGCCAGGCTGATGAAGGCTCGGCGCCCGTCACCGCTCCGGCGCTTTATGTCGTCAACGACGATACGCCTTGGAGCCAAGGGCTTTATGCGCGCGCATTGTTGGCAGCGCCCAATCAAACCTTGAACGTCCTGCCCGGCGGCACGCTGCGACTCGAACAAGTGCGCCGCACGCGTTTCGGAGCTGGCGCGCGCGCGGTGGACGCGACGATCTATCGTCTCATTGGTCTCGGGCTTTCGCCGTCCTACTTCATGCTTGATCGCGACAACCGTTTGTTGGCCGAAGTCCAAAGCGGCGGCGCGGCGGTGCGTGAGGGCTACGAAGATCAAGAAGCGACGTTGCGCTCCTTGGCGCAGGAGCTTGATCGAGAGCGTTTCCAAGCGTTGCAACAGCAATTGGCGCATCGTCTTGATGGCGTTGTCCGCATCCGCAACGTCCGCATCTTCGATCCGGTGAGCGGTCGCGTCGGCCCCGCAAGCACCGTCACCTATTTCCAAGACACCATCGTTTCGATCGAACCCGGCGCCAGCGAAGCGCGCGGCGACACCTACGACATTGATGGCGAGGGCGGCGTTCTCGTCCCGGGCCTGCATGACATGCACGCACACACCTCCTCGCAGAGTGCGCTTCTGTATCTCGCCGCCGGCGTCACATCGGTGCGGGATCAGGGCAACAACAACCAGCGCCTTTTGCGCATGATCGGAGACATTGAGGCGGGAACGTTGGCCGGCCCGCGCATCGTGCGCGCGGGGATGCTCGAAGGCCGCAGCCCTTTCTCGACGCGCAACGGCATCCTTGCCGATACGCTCGACGAAGCCATCGCGGGCGTGCGCTGGTACGCAGATCACGGCTATTATCAGGTCAAGATCTACAACTCGCTGCATCCGGAATGGGTGCGTCCCGTGGTTGCCGAAGCGCATCGGCTCGGCATGGGCGTGACCGGACACATCCCGGCGTTCGTGACGCCCGACCAAGCCATTGAGGCCGGGTACAACGACATCGCTCACATCAATCAATTGATGCTGGGTTGGCTGATCCGCGAGGGCGAAGACACGCGCACCGCCTTCCGCCTCACCGCTATGCAACGCGCGGCCGATCTAAACCTCAACAGCGCGCCCGTTCGGCGGACCGTGAACCTCATGGTGCGCAACAACGTGGCCCTCGATACGACGGCGATCACGCTTGAGAACTTCATGCTGAGCCGGGCCCGTCAGGCGCCGCCAGCTTTTGCTTACAATCTCGACCACATGCCGATCGGCTATCAACGCGCCCGCAAACGCACTTTCGTCCCGCTTGCGGACGCCGCCGAAGACGCGCGCTACCACGCCGCGTTTGAGCGGCTGTTGCAGACCATGAACCTGCTGCACCGTCGCGGCGTCCAGCTTTTGCCGGGAACGGATGAAGGCAGCGGCTTCACCTTGCACCGTGAGTTGGAGCTCTACGTCCGCGCTGGCATCTCGCCAGCTGAGACTTTGGCGCTGGCGACGTTGCGCGCGGACCAGTATCTCGGCCGCTCCGAACGTTTGGGCTCGATCGCGCGCGGCAAGCTGGCGGACTTTATCCTTGTCAGCGGCGATCCAACCGAGGACATCACCAACATCCGCCAGGTGCGGATGACGGTGCGCGGCGGCGTGGTCTATTTCCCATCGGAAATTTACCCCGCTTTCGGTGTCCGCCCGTTTGCGCCGGCAGTGGCGATCCGCGCCCCGACCGAGCGGTCGACGATTGCCGACGAGCCGGGTGATGAAGGTGGCTTCGGCTACGAGGACGCACACGCGCACTGA
- a CDS encoding phosphoenolpyruvate carboxylase, protein MAKKQDLRDWCRARLTAHSATALRDPMATGVRHLSLDLLERVEAGEIDLSNLGALVQQIGDEALRERAARFRATHPGGTWRALVEAALAPLKGKTFAEIAKAVEAPRGGVVFTGHPTFALSRAMRTALGALATEPAARADLGPHAPDPNITLADEHADASAALVRAQVALRGLSAATFDWLEANADGPWWSLMPAPIRLATWVGYDLDGRTDIHWAQTIRIRLEEKAAQLGRYTEALTAAGAGKLAASLAKAGALVAKQAALFNGDLDDPEAIVAAANALTAETADRLVSLKGVIAEIGAMLEVEGNAAKRKALAIVRAEMAAIGLGVGGIHLRVNASQVRSAVQADLGLEVLNDFFDRRAVSAAADKTAHAKRQSVNFGSIFQEKMTARRQLMLCAEIVKHIDADTPVRFLIAEIESPATIMGAIYLARLYGVYDRLDISPLFETPDVLERGGRFMERLLEEEEYLAYIRARGRLCVQLGFSDSGRFMGQIAADMGIERVHVLLSRALAKANVRDVEVVIFDTHGESMGRGGYPGTLEERFDHLLTPWSRARFASQGIAVHPEVSFQGGDGYLHFETPELADATLRAFAAWSFAPAPSGRIDDAFYGDINFSWDIYRGIKGWQEALFANRHYQAVLGSFAPNLLPGAGSRKTRRQSGSSKDDVARSLRAIPHNAILQQLAAPANVSGGFGHAAAREPEKFATHVAGSPRLERLVRMAQKARQLTSLSILRTYADLYSPGFWTIRAARGDDDGRAEIALRIADRLDAFGLDISIDRLANLLSSDRRRFDTVCRAFLPTAPGDQGFEAELYLLHAVRMVLIVRGFTLAGAIPAFSPRHDISREALVDQALELRFAEVADALAGIFPAMDDTPAAFAKLTEAGEHDLQAGYPAIGRDIAQPLRAIDAQIKQISVAISHFYGAFG, encoded by the coding sequence ATGGCTAAGAAGCAAGACCTGCGCGATTGGTGCCGCGCTCGCTTAACCGCGCACAGCGCGACCGCGCTGCGCGACCCAATGGCGACCGGCGTACGGCATCTGTCGCTCGATCTGTTGGAGCGTGTTGAAGCCGGCGAGATCGATTTGTCGAACCTGGGCGCGCTCGTGCAACAGATCGGCGATGAGGCGTTGCGCGAGCGCGCGGCGCGGTTCCGCGCAACGCATCCCGGCGGAACTTGGCGCGCGCTGGTCGAAGCGGCGCTCGCGCCGCTGAAGGGCAAAACGTTCGCGGAAATAGCCAAGGCTGTTGAAGCGCCGCGCGGTGGTGTGGTGTTCACCGGACACCCCACGTTTGCGCTGTCGCGCGCGATGCGCACCGCACTTGGCGCGCTCGCGACTGAACCGGCCGCCAGGGCTGACCTGGGTCCGCACGCGCCCGATCCGAACATCACGCTGGCCGACGAACACGCAGACGCCAGCGCCGCATTGGTGCGCGCACAGGTCGCGCTGCGTGGCTTATCGGCAGCGACATTCGATTGGCTTGAGGCGAATGCCGATGGGCCTTGGTGGTCGCTCATGCCAGCGCCGATCCGCCTCGCGACATGGGTGGGCTACGATCTCGACGGGCGCACTGACATTCATTGGGCGCAGACCATTCGCATTCGCCTTGAAGAGAAAGCGGCGCAACTGGGCCGCTACACCGAAGCGCTGACCGCTGCAGGTGCGGGCAAGCTTGCGGCGAGCTTGGCGAAGGCGGGCGCGCTTGTGGCGAAGCAGGCAGCCTTGTTCAACGGCGACCTCGATGACCCGGAGGCGATTGTCGCGGCGGCCAATGCGCTGACTGCGGAAACCGCAGATCGGCTTGTCTCTCTGAAGGGCGTCATCGCCGAGATCGGCGCGATGCTTGAGGTGGAGGGCAACGCAGCGAAGCGTAAGGCGCTCGCCATCGTGCGCGCAGAGATGGCCGCCATTGGTCTCGGTGTTGGCGGCATTCATTTGCGGGTCAATGCATCGCAAGTCCGCTCCGCCGTGCAGGCCGACCTTGGCTTGGAGGTGTTGAACGACTTCTTCGATCGTCGCGCCGTCAGCGCGGCGGCCGATAAGACCGCCCATGCCAAGCGCCAATCGGTGAATTTTGGCTCGATCTTTCAGGAGAAGATGACGGCCCGGCGCCAGCTCATGTTGTGCGCGGAGATCGTCAAGCACATCGATGCCGACACGCCGGTGCGTTTCTTGATCGCCGAGATCGAAAGTCCGGCGACAATCATGGGCGCGATTTATCTGGCGCGGCTTTATGGCGTGTACGATCGGCTCGACATCTCGCCGCTGTTTGAGACGCCGGACGTGCTGGAACGCGGTGGGCGCTTCATGGAGCGCCTGCTCGAAGAAGAGGAATACCTCGCCTACATCCGCGCGCGCGGGCGGCTCTGCGTGCAGCTCGGCTTTTCCGACAGCGGCCGCTTCATGGGCCAGATCGCGGCTGACATGGGGATCGAGCGGGTCCATGTCTTACTGTCGCGCGCGCTCGCGAAGGCCAATGTGCGCGACGTGGAAGTCGTCATCTTCGATACCCACGGCGAGTCCATGGGACGCGGCGGCTATCCGGGTACGCTGGAAGAGCGCTTCGATCACTTGCTTACGCCTTGGTCGCGGGCGCGTTTCGCCAGCCAAGGCATCGCCGTGCATCCGGAGGTGAGCTTCCAGGGCGGTGACGGTTATCTGCATTTCGAGACGCCCGAACTGGCGGATGCGACGTTGCGCGCCTTCGCCGCTTGGTCGTTCGCGCCGGCGCCCAGTGGGCGCATCGACGATGCGTTCTATGGCGACATCAATTTCAGCTGGGACATCTATCGCGGCATCAAGGGCTGGCAGGAGGCGCTGTTTGCGAACCGCCACTACCAAGCTGTGCTTGGCTCATTCGCTCCAAATTTGTTGCCCGGCGCCGGCTCACGCAAGACGCGTCGGCAGAGCGGCTCTTCCAAGGACGACGTGGCGCGCTCGTTGCGCGCGATCCCGCACAACGCCATCCTTCAACAGCTCGCCGCGCCGGCGAACGTCTCTGGCGGGTTCGGTCACGCCGCGGCGCGCGAGCCGGAAAAGTTCGCGACGCACGTCGCTGGTTCTCCGCGGTTGGAGCGGCTGGTCCGGATGGCGCAGAAGGCGCGTCAGCTCACGAGTCTTTCGATCCTGCGCACCTACGCCGATCTCTATAGTCCAGGCTTCTGGACCATCCGCGCCGCGCGTGGCGACGATGACGGGCGGGCGGAGATCGCGCTGCGCATCGCTGATCGGTTGGATGCGTTCGGTCTCGACATTTCGATCGACCGGTTGGCCAACCTGCTGTCCAGCGATCGCCGCCGCTTTGACACGGTGTGCCGCGCGTTCTTGCCGACCGCCCCGGGCGATCAAGGGTTCGAGGCCGAGCTCTATCTTCTGCACGCCGTCCGGATGGTGTTGATCGTGCGCGGCTTCACGCTCGCCGGCGCCATCCCGGCATTCTCGCCGCGCCACGATATCAGCCGCGAGGCGTTGGTGGACCAAGCGTTGGAGCTCCGGTTCGCGGAGGTGGCCGACGCCTTGGCCGGTATCTTCCCCGCGATGGATGACACGCCGGCAGCGTTCGCGAAGCTTACCGAAGCCGGCGAACACGATCTTCAAGCCGGCTACCCGGCGATTGGCCGTGACATCGCCCAGCCATTGCGGGCGATAGACGCTCAGATCAAGCAAATCAGCGTGGCCATCTCGCACTTCTACGGGGCCTTCGGCTAG